One genomic segment of Oceanispirochaeta sp. includes these proteins:
- a CDS encoding glycosyltransferase family 1 protein, whose amino-acid sequence MKITVLSHYDRIALYHSLTPFLMKEFRHNFTFTNSPEYCLGKDRNTILIMVRQFLKPDRVDHDFLEKARKKYDRIAFFNGNAGGGIPRLEVLPYVDLFYSKALFKDKSLYGKKLYGGELYTQYFHERDNISDDHDRDRRAESDPEQLNKLRLSWNIGIGEFPRRKYIQRAGVALARATGMGVHSLLHSKSDYSWNISEEKTIPVHARILLTDKNTISYQRKLMLDMIQDKDIFLTGSTGQKQYNQEIGASRMTLSPFGWGELCIRDFEAILGESLLLKPDMSHLETWPDVFFPGETYVPLKWDASDLLEKTEYYLSHEQEQKEICQSASDVYKTQRDQLSLRFSGILKEIQGLKETV is encoded by the coding sequence GTGAAAATAACAGTTTTGTCGCATTACGACAGAATCGCTCTGTATCACTCTTTAACCCCTTTTCTTATGAAAGAGTTCAGACACAACTTTACATTTACAAACTCACCGGAGTACTGCCTCGGAAAAGACCGGAATACCATACTGATCATGGTCAGACAGTTTCTAAAACCAGACAGGGTGGACCATGATTTCCTTGAAAAAGCCAGAAAAAAATATGACCGCATTGCCTTTTTCAACGGCAATGCGGGTGGTGGAATTCCAAGGCTGGAAGTGCTGCCCTATGTAGATCTTTTTTACAGTAAGGCACTCTTCAAAGATAAAAGCCTGTATGGTAAGAAACTGTATGGTGGAGAACTTTATACCCAGTATTTCCATGAAAGAGACAACATCTCAGATGATCACGACAGAGATCGTAGGGCAGAATCTGATCCTGAACAGCTGAATAAATTAAGACTTTCATGGAACATAGGCATCGGAGAATTCCCCCGTAGAAAATACATTCAGCGGGCCGGAGTCGCTCTGGCACGTGCAACGGGAATGGGGGTTCATTCCCTCCTACATTCCAAATCAGATTACAGCTGGAATATATCAGAAGAGAAAACCATACCTGTTCACGCCCGCATCCTGCTGACTGATAAAAATACAATCTCCTATCAGCGGAAGCTGATGCTGGATATGATACAGGACAAGGATATTTTTCTGACAGGATCAACAGGTCAGAAACAGTACAACCAGGAGATAGGTGCATCCCGTATGACATTGAGTCCCTTCGGTTGGGGGGAACTCTGTATCAGGGATTTTGAAGCCATATTGGGAGAGTCTCTTTTGCTGAAACCCGACATGAGTCATCTGGAAACATGGCCGGATGTTTTCTTCCCCGGCGAGACTTATGTGCCTCTGAAATGGGATGCTTCAGATTTACTGGAAAAGACTGAATACTACCTCAGCCATGAACAGGAACAGAAAGAGATCTGCCAGAGCGCATCTGATGTATACAAAACCCAGAGAGACCAACTCTCTCTGCGGTTCAGCGGAATACTTAAGGAAATACAAGGTTTAAAGGAGACTGTATGA